The genomic window TCACTTTCAAAAGGAGGTACCCCATGGGTACAAAACTGTATGTCGGCGGCTTGCCCTACTCGGCGACCGAAACGCAACTCACCACCTTGTTCGCTACACACGGCACCGTTGAATCGGCACGGGTGATCGCAGACAAGTTCACGGGACAGTCCCGAGGATTCGGCTTTGTGGAGATGTCCACATCGGAGGAGGCTCAGGCGGCCATTAGCGCTTTGAACGGC from Nitrospiraceae bacterium includes these protein-coding regions:
- a CDS encoding RNA-binding protein, whose translation is MGTKLYVGGLPYSATETQLTTLFATHGTVESARVIADKFTGQSRGFGFVEMSTSEEAQAAISALNGSQMDGRSLTVNEAKPQTPRSGGGGRFGNGGRGNDFGSRNRF